The Terriglobia bacterium genome contains the following window.
GAATCTCGAGGCAAATTACCCTGACAGCGATGACGCAAATTATCGTGGCGCGTTACAATTATCAAACTCTGCAAAGACGGCAAGGATCATCTCCGTCATTTTGCCCACGGGCGAATCGTCAATAGGCTCGGTAACTGAACAGACTGCGGTGCCATACTTTGCCACTTCAGCTTTGATGGCCAGGTGGTCTCCGACGTTTCTCGCAAGTCGATCCACCTTCCAGACAATCAACATGCCGATATCCTTGCGCTTTCGGCAAAACTCGATGAGCTTGAGAAGCTCCGTACGATCGCGAAATTTGGCCGATTCTCCTTTTTCGATGAAAACTCTCTCGAT
Protein-coding sequences here:
- a CDS encoding recombinase family protein, translating into MQAAKHYMKTVIYVRVSDPGQVEGTSLESQENACREYAERKKATIERVFIEKGESAKFRDRTELLKLIEFCRKRKDIGMLIVWKVDRLARNVGDHLAIKAEVAKYGTAVCSVTEPIDDSPVGKMTEMILAVFAEFDNCNAPR